The Pollutimonas sp. M17 sequence CGCGCACGAACATGGTCGCCATCAGTATCCAGGCCGACACCACGCCGGGGATGAGCAGCGGCACGATGATCCGGCGCATGGTGGTCAGGTTGGAGGCTCCGCAAACCAGCGACGACTCTTCAAGATGGGCATGCACCTGCACGAAAGCGCTGGCCAGCGGCCGTATTCCGTAGGGCAGATAAGCCGCGATATAGGCCAGCAGCAAGGCGGTCAGCGTGGCATACAGCGGCGTCTGCACGAAGAACCACATGAAGCCTATGCCGATGACGATGCCGGGAAATGAAAACGACAGGAAGCTCAGCGACTCCAGCAGGCCGGACGCGCGGGTCCGTATCTTTACGATGACGTAGGCGACGAAGGCCGACAGCAGGACGCCCAGGCTTGCACCGGCCACAGCCAGGAAGAGGCTGTTCTTCAGGGCCAGCAAGGACAAGGGGTCTTCGATGACTTCGATCCAGTGCCTGAAGCTCATCAGCGAAAAGGCGCGGACGCTGGGAACCATGGAGTAGGGCACCAGAGAGGTATACAGCAGAACCGCCACAGGCAGCACGACCATCAGGAAGGACAGCGCGCCGATGCCGATGAACAGCGGGATCCGGGCGCGTTTCAGCTCGATGACCGTGGGACGGTAGCCGCGTCCCGATATGGTTACGAACTTGCCGCTTTCGGCGGTGAGCGCGCGGTACAGAACGATCAGCGCGATGGATGCGCTGAGTATGCTCATGCCCAGCGCGGCGGCCTTGCCGTAATCCGGGGTAAACCCCGTGGCGACCATCTGGTACAGATAGGTGGCCAATACGTCGACCTGGCCGGGCATGCCCAGCACGCGGGGCACGGCGTACGAAGCCAGGCTGCGCACGATGGCCAGGATGAAGGCGGCCAGGATGGCCGGCCGGAGAACCGGCAAGGTGACCCGCAGCAGGGTGCGCCAGGTGCCCGCCCCGAAGACCCGCGACGATTCTTCCAGCGCAACGTCGAAGGATGCCATGGCCGGGGCGATGATCAGGTAGGCGATGGGCATGTTCAGCAAGCCTTCGACCAATACCATGCCCCACAGGGAATAGATGTTGAAGGGCGCCTCGTCCAGCCCGAAGGCATTCATCAGCAGCGTGTTGAGCAGCCCGTTGGACGGGTTCAGCAGCAGCGCCCAGCTGACCGAAAACAGCAGGTGGGGGATCATCATCGGGACGATCGACAGCACGGTGAATGCCGACTTGAAGGGAATGTCGGTACGCGTGTTCAGATAGGCCAGCACAAGCGCCAGGCCGGTCGACAGCAATGACGAGCCAAGCACGAAGATGAGCGTGTTGACCGAGACTTCAAGCAGGAAGGGGTCGGTGTACGCGGCGGCGTATTTGCTGAGCGTGAACGTTCCGAAGGCCGTCAGGCCCTGCGAAAAGCTGCCCAGGAACAGCATCAGCACGGGGCAAAGCGTCAGGAATCCAACGATGGCGATCAGCGACCAGGTCAGTTTGGGGCGCGATTGATTCATGTTTCCGGTCAGGCCGAGACGAGCAGGCAATGGGCGGGATTCAGGCTGAAGCTGACGGCATCGCCTTCCTTTACGGGAGTGTCCGGGTCTATCCTGGCCAGCAGGCGCTCGTTTCCAACGCGTATCCGGGCTTCGTAGACTTCGCCGATGAACTCCAGCGACTCGATGTCGCCGCTGATCACGTTGCGCCCCGTGCCGGCGCGGTCGGCGCCGACGCGTATGAACTCCGGGCGTATGCACAAGGTGGCTTCGCTGCCCGGCGGCAAGGGGCGTTGCTGGCAGGCGATGGGCCCCAGGCCGGATTCGATCAGGGTCAGTTCGCCGTCCTGGCCGACCACCCGGGCGGCGATCAGGTTGGCGCGCCCGATGAAATCGGCCACGTAGCGGTGGTCGGCGTCGAAATAGATTTTCTGGGGCGAACCGATTTCCACGATGCGCCCTGCCTGCATCACGGCGATGGAATCGGAGAGGGCCAGGGCTTCGACCCGGTCGTGGGTCACGTAGACCGCCGTGATGCCCAGCGTGCCCATGAAGCTTCGCAGTTCCTTGCGCGTTTCCTCGCGCAGCTTCGCGTCAAGATTGCTTAGAGGCTCGTCGAACAGGATGACCTTGGGCTCGGCGACCAGCGCCCTGGCCAGCGCCACCCGCTGCTGCTGGCCACCCGACAGCTTGGTGGCGGACCGGTTCTCGACGCCTTCCAGCTGGACGAAACGCAGGGTCTGGGCCACTTTGCGTTTTATATCGTCTTTGCGTTCGCCGCGTATCTGCAAGGGGTAGGCCACATTGTCGAAGACGCTCATGTGGGGCCAGATGGCGTAGGTCTGGAACACCATGCCCAGCCCGCGTTTCTCGGTTGGAACGGCAATGCCCCGGGCCTTGGACCAGACGACCTCGCCGCCGATGGAGATTTCCCCGTCGTCGGGTGTTTCCAGGCCTACAATGCAGCGCAGCAGCGTGGTCTTGCCGCAGCCGCTGGGGCCGAGCAGCGTGAAGATGGTGTTGGCGGGTATGGTCAGGTCGACGCTGTCCAGGGCCTTGACCGTTTTTCCCTCGGAGACGTAGTGCTTGGTGAGTCCTTGTATGCGGATCTCCATGGCTTACCTGGCGGCGAAGATCTTGCCGAACTCGCGACCCCATTTCTGGATTTCCTCGTCGCCCAGATCGCGCACGGGCTGCACCTTGGCTTTGTCTATGCCCGGAACCGGCGGGAATACGCCTTGCGCCAGAACGTATTCGCCCACCTCGTTGGCCAGCAGGCCCATGGCCTGCTTCGAGAGCCAGAAGTCGATGAAGGCGCGGGCCGCGTCGGGATGCGGGGCCTTGGCCGTCATGGCGATGGCCCGCGCCGTGCCAAGCAAAGGCTGGCCCGACTGTGGAGCCCATGCCAGCGGCGCGGGCGCTTTGGTCATGATGTACTTGGGCATGGAGATGCCGATCAGCTTTTCGCCGCTTTCCACGGGCGCGGGCGTCGGCCCGAACGAGGCCACGAACATGGGCCGGTTGGCGGCCAGGGCCTTCAGGAATTGCATCCAGTCGTCTTCGGATTTGAACACCTGTTCTTTCAGGCCGACCAGCCAGGCGATCGTCGAGGCGTGGGTGGCCGGATCGGCCATCACGATCTTGTTCTTCCACTTGGGATCGGCCAGGTCTTCGTAGCGCGCCGGCGCATCGGCCGGCTTCACGTGGTCGGTGTTGTACAGGTAGGAGACATACTCGATGCCGAACAGCGTGATGTGCTCGTCCTTGGTGGCCCATTCCGGATAGCCCGCCGTGGAGGGCGAGCGGTAGGGGGCGAGCACGCCTTTTTCCTTCAGGATCTCGAGCATGGGCAAGGGCGCCTGGACCACGTCGGCCAGCAGCTTGCCCGCATTGAACTCGGTAAGGATGGTGGGCAGGAACTTGGAGCTGGAGGTGCGCGTGTATTCGCCCTTGACGCCCGTTTCCTGCTCGAAGGCCTTCATGATGGGGGAAACGGCGGTGATGTTGGCATAGAACACCGCCTTGCCCTGCTGCCTGGCCAGTGCGTAGGGATCCGCCGCGAAAGCCGAGGGCAGGGCGCCCGGCATGTGGGCCAGGCCCGACGCGGCTGCCAACTTAAGAAAAATCCGACGATCTATCGTACCCATGGCTGTCTCCTTTTTGATGGTGGCGCGGAGCCGCGCTCCCGCCATTTTTGGGCAAATGGTAGCCGGTCGGCCGGCTGTTTACAAGGAAATAAGTTGTGCTGGGACATGGCTGCTTTGTGCTACCTTACGATTTTCCCGAATAGGCTCCGGCTGCATTCCTTTCATACTTCATGTCCTCTTGTTCCGTAGCCGTAATAGGCGGTGGTCCCGCCGGCCTGATGGCGGCCGAAACGCTGGCGCGGGCCGGCGTGCATGTCGACGTCTACGATGCCATGCCGTCCGTCGGCCGCAAATTCCTGCTGGCCGGCCGGGGCGGCCTTAATTTGACGCATAGCGAGCCGGCGCCGGCATTCCGCTCGCGCTTCGGCGCCCGCGCCGGGCGGGTCGCGCCCTGGCTGGACCTTATGGATGCGCAAGCCTTGCGGCAATGGGCGGACGAGCTTGGCGTGGAAACCTTCGTCGGTTCTTCAGGCCGCGTCTTTCCGGCGGAAATGAAGGCGGCGCCGTTGCTGCGCAAGTGGTTGCAAAG is a genomic window containing:
- a CDS encoding ABC transporter permease → MNQSRPKLTWSLIAIVGFLTLCPVLMLFLGSFSQGLTAFGTFTLSKYAAAYTDPFLLEVSVNTLIFVLGSSLLSTGLALVLAYLNTRTDIPFKSAFTVLSIVPMMIPHLLFSVSWALLLNPSNGLLNTLLMNAFGLDEAPFNIYSLWGMVLVEGLLNMPIAYLIIAPAMASFDVALEESSRVFGAGTWRTLLRVTLPVLRPAILAAFILAIVRSLASYAVPRVLGMPGQVDVLATYLYQMVATGFTPDYGKAAALGMSILSASIALIVLYRALTAESGKFVTISGRGYRPTVIELKRARIPLFIGIGALSFLMVVLPVAVLLYTSLVPYSMVPSVRAFSLMSFRHWIEVIEDPLSLLALKNSLFLAVAGASLGVLLSAFVAYVIVKIRTRASGLLESLSFLSFSFPGIVIGIGFMWFFVQTPLYATLTALLLAYIAAYLPYGIRPLASAFVQVHAHLEESSLVCGASNLTTMRRIIVPLLIPGVVSAWILMATMFVRELTVSVVLSRPGSEVLAVQILSFADDGLWGKLSALGIIMIVISTGLVLLAMLAGRQFKSMQGGN
- a CDS encoding ABC transporter ATP-binding protein codes for the protein MEIRIQGLTKHYVSEGKTVKALDSVDLTIPANTIFTLLGPSGCGKTTLLRCIVGLETPDDGEISIGGEVVWSKARGIAVPTEKRGLGMVFQTYAIWPHMSVFDNVAYPLQIRGERKDDIKRKVAQTLRFVQLEGVENRSATKLSGGQQQRVALARALVAEPKVILFDEPLSNLDAKLREETRKELRSFMGTLGITAVYVTHDRVEALALSDSIAVMQAGRIVEIGSPQKIYFDADHRYVADFIGRANLIAARVVGQDGELTLIESGLGPIACQQRPLPPGSEATLCIRPEFIRVGADRAGTGRNVISGDIESLEFIGEVYEARIRVGNERLLARIDPDTPVKEGDAVSFSLNPAHCLLVSA
- a CDS encoding ABC transporter substrate-binding protein, which encodes MGTIDRRIFLKLAAASGLAHMPGALPSAFAADPYALARQQGKAVFYANITAVSPIMKAFEQETGVKGEYTRTSSSKFLPTILTEFNAGKLLADVVQAPLPMLEILKEKGVLAPYRSPSTAGYPEWATKDEHITLFGIEYVSYLYNTDHVKPADAPARYEDLADPKWKNKIVMADPATHASTIAWLVGLKEQVFKSEDDWMQFLKALAANRPMFVASFGPTPAPVESGEKLIGISMPKYIMTKAPAPLAWAPQSGQPLLGTARAIAMTAKAPHPDAARAFIDFWLSKQAMGLLANEVGEYVLAQGVFPPVPGIDKAKVQPVRDLGDEEIQKWGREFGKIFAAR